One region of Mycolicibacterium rhodesiae NBB3 genomic DNA includes:
- a CDS encoding alpha/beta hydrolase — protein sequence MATTRTERSFDGIGGVRIVYDVWTPEVPARGVVVLCHGYAEHARRYDHVAQRFGEAGLITYAIDLRGHGRSGGKRVYLRNISEYTGDFHTLVGIATTDHPGLPLIVLGHSMGGGVVFAYGVEHPDDYTAMVLSGPAVYAQDAVSSFMIRVAKLIGSILPGLPVENLPTEAISRDPDVVAAYMADPLVHHGKLPAGIGKALIKVGETMPQRASALTAPLLVVHGEQDKLIPVTGSHHLLECVASTDAHLKVYPELYHEVFNEPEKALVLDDVTSWIEAKL from the coding sequence GTGGCGACGACCCGCACCGAACGCAGCTTCGACGGCATCGGCGGTGTCCGCATCGTGTACGACGTGTGGACCCCCGAGGTGCCCGCGCGCGGTGTCGTGGTTCTCTGCCACGGCTACGCCGAACACGCCCGTCGATACGACCACGTCGCACAGCGATTCGGTGAGGCGGGGCTGATCACCTATGCGATCGACCTTCGCGGGCACGGCCGCTCCGGCGGCAAACGCGTGTACCTGCGAAACATCTCCGAGTACACCGGCGACTTCCACACATTGGTCGGCATCGCGACGACCGATCACCCGGGCCTGCCGCTGATCGTGCTCGGCCACAGTATGGGCGGCGGTGTCGTCTTCGCATACGGCGTCGAACATCCCGACGACTACACGGCGATGGTCCTGTCCGGGCCGGCCGTATACGCCCAGGACGCCGTGTCGTCGTTCATGATTCGCGTGGCCAAACTCATCGGCAGCATCCTGCCCGGCCTGCCCGTCGAGAACCTCCCGACCGAAGCGATTTCCCGCGATCCGGATGTGGTCGCCGCATACATGGCCGACCCGCTGGTGCATCACGGCAAGCTGCCCGCGGGAATCGGCAAGGCGCTGATCAAGGTCGGTGAGACCATGCCGCAGCGCGCGTCGGCGCTCACCGCCCCTCTGCTGGTCGTGCACGGTGAACAGGACAAGCTGATTCCGGTCACAGGCAGCCACCATCTGCTGGAGTGTGTGGCGTCGACCGACGCGCATCTCAAGGTGTATCCCGAGCTCTACCACGAAGTGTTCAACGAGCCCGAGAAAGCGCTGGTGCTCGACGACGTCACTTCGTGGATCGAGG
- a CDS encoding sigma-70 family RNA polymerase sigma factor, giving the protein MTVLAHHLDDDSTNASAEDVFLADAQQYRRELLAHCYRMTGSLHDAEDLVQETYLRAWKSYKGFQGKSSVRTWLYRIATNTCLTALDSRQRRPLPTGLGAPSSDPVDDIVARDEVPWLEPIPDDSTDPSNIVGSRESVRLAFIAALQHLSARQRAVLVLREVLQWKAAEVADAIGSSTAAVNSLLQRARAQLDAIGPSEDDALQTPESKEAQDLLTRYIDAFETYDMDKLVELFTADAVWEMPPFDGWYQGPENIVLLSKTHCPAERPGDMRLLPTVANGQPAGAMYMRNRQTGVHEPFQMHVLATTDDGISHVVAFHMESFEKWGLPASL; this is encoded by the coding sequence GTGACGGTTCTGGCTCACCACCTCGACGACGACTCGACAAATGCCTCTGCCGAGGATGTCTTCCTGGCTGATGCCCAGCAGTATCGCCGCGAGCTGCTGGCCCACTGTTACCGGATGACGGGGTCGCTGCACGACGCCGAGGATTTAGTGCAGGAAACGTACTTGCGGGCATGGAAGTCGTACAAGGGGTTTCAGGGCAAATCGTCGGTGCGGACCTGGTTGTATCGGATCGCGACGAACACGTGCCTGACGGCGCTGGACAGCCGCCAGCGCCGGCCGCTGCCGACGGGGCTCGGCGCGCCCAGCTCCGATCCGGTCGACGACATCGTCGCGCGCGACGAGGTGCCGTGGCTGGAGCCCATCCCTGACGATTCGACCGATCCGTCGAACATCGTGGGTTCCCGCGAATCGGTGCGGCTGGCGTTCATTGCGGCGCTGCAACACCTGTCCGCGCGACAGCGTGCGGTGCTGGTGTTACGCGAGGTGCTGCAGTGGAAGGCCGCCGAGGTCGCCGACGCGATCGGGTCCTCGACGGCGGCGGTGAACAGCCTGCTGCAACGCGCCCGTGCGCAGCTGGACGCCATCGGCCCGAGCGAGGACGACGCGTTGCAGACCCCTGAGTCGAAAGAAGCTCAGGACTTGCTGACGCGCTACATCGACGCGTTCGAGACCTACGACATGGACAAACTCGTCGAGCTGTTCACCGCCGACGCCGTCTGGGAGATGCCGCCGTTCGACGGCTGGTACCAAGGGCCGGAGAACATCGTCTTGCTCTCGAAAACGCATTGCCCTGCTGAACGTCCCGGAGACATGCGGTTACTCCCCACCGTGGCCAATGGTCAGCCGGCCGGCGCGATGTACATGCGCAATCGCCAGACGGGCGTGCACGAACCCTTCCAGATGCACGTGCTCGCCACGACGGACGACGGCATCTCCCACGTCGTCGCCTTTCACATGGAGTCCTTCGAGAAGTGGGGCCTGCCCGCCTCGCTCTGA